Proteins encoded by one window of Tunturibacter psychrotolerans:
- a CDS encoding REP-associated tyrosine transposase has product MPRGLERRQNTGQLHFITFSCHHRLPYLQNPDPKHILEQVIERTRSAHNLIIYAYVLMPEHVHLLLSEPEDRILSSTIRVLKGQSSKLLKGSRDHFWQPRYYDFNVFTTAKFVEKVRYIHRNPVSRGLATKPEDYPWSSFTHYAANTPTPIKIDRGWTTTKTDGQI; this is encoded by the coding sequence ATGCCTCGAGGCCTCGAACGTCGCCAGAATACCGGCCAACTCCACTTCATCACCTTCAGTTGTCACCACCGTCTCCCCTATCTCCAGAACCCCGACCCCAAACACATCCTCGAACAAGTCATCGAACGAACCCGTAGCGCTCACAACCTCATCATCTACGCCTACGTCCTCATGCCCGAGCACGTTCATCTTCTCCTCAGCGAACCCGAAGACCGAATCCTCTCCTCCACCATCCGAGTTCTCAAAGGACAATCCTCAAAGCTCCTCAAAGGCTCCCGCGATCATTTCTGGCAGCCCCGTTACTACGACTTCAACGTCTTCACCACCGCAAAGTTCGTAGAGAAGGTCCGTTACATTCACCGCAACCCCGTCAGCCGCGGCCTCGCCACCAAACCCGAAGATTATCCGTGGAGCAGCTTCACCCACTACGCTGCCAACACTCCCACTCCAATCAAAATTGATCGCGGGTGGACTACCACCAAGACAGATGGCCAGATCTAA
- a CDS encoding 5'-3' exonuclease: MEVHLIDGTYELFRHFYALPSAKDSEGREVAAVRGVLGSLLGMMQANMTYIGVATDHVIESFRNRMWPGYKTGQGVDSELLAQFPLLEETLYALGVVVWAMEEYEADDALASAAFLAREDIRVKRVVISTPDKDLAQCVQGTRVVQLDRRRRLERDEQGVIEKFGVKPSSIPDYLALVGDTADGYPGLPGWGAKSASAVLLRFGRLEAIPLNAQDWQVNISNLKSLSETFNSKRDLAFLFRDLATLRTDLQLFETVDELLWTGPTPAFPPMADRLDKAKFSVKRVSRSHDGKISNRAKPL, translated from the coding sequence ATGGAAGTGCACCTGATTGATGGAACCTACGAGCTCTTCAGGCATTTTTACGCCCTCCCATCCGCTAAAGACAGCGAAGGTCGCGAGGTGGCTGCCGTGCGCGGCGTTCTCGGCTCACTCTTGGGCATGATGCAGGCCAATATGACGTACATCGGAGTGGCGACAGACCATGTGATTGAATCCTTCCGGAACCGAATGTGGCCTGGATATAAGACCGGACAGGGTGTGGATTCCGAGCTGCTAGCCCAGTTCCCATTGCTGGAAGAGACGCTCTACGCACTCGGAGTGGTGGTGTGGGCGATGGAGGAGTATGAGGCAGACGATGCGCTGGCGTCGGCAGCTTTCCTCGCACGAGAAGATATTCGAGTTAAGCGCGTGGTCATTAGTACCCCGGATAAAGATCTCGCTCAGTGCGTTCAGGGAACGCGAGTTGTGCAGCTTGACCGACGCAGACGTCTCGAGCGGGATGAACAGGGAGTCATAGAGAAGTTCGGAGTCAAACCAAGCTCCATTCCGGACTACCTTGCCTTGGTTGGTGACACAGCAGACGGCTATCCGGGGCTGCCAGGATGGGGTGCAAAGTCTGCTTCAGCCGTCCTATTGCGTTTTGGCAGACTGGAAGCCATCCCACTTAACGCACAGGATTGGCAGGTGAACATCTCCAACCTGAAAAGCCTCTCCGAAACTTTCAACAGTAAGCGGGATCTGGCCTTTCTCTTCCGAGACCTTGCTACGCTTCGGACTGACCTTCAGCTCTTCGAAACTGTTGATGAGTTGCTCTGGACGGGGCCTACGCCTGCCTTTCCACCCATGGCAGATCGCCTGGACAAGGCTAAGTTCTCGGTGAAACGCGTTTCGCGCTCACATGACGGCAAGATTTCGAACCGCGCCAAGCCTTTGTGA
- a CDS encoding EAL domain-containing protein, translated as MPRIDDFGTGYSTLLHLKRFPASEFKIDRGFVRDLARGTEDVAIISAIVALGRSLNLNIVAEGVVTSVQQELRTRLGCTSLQGYLLGRPVGPDLITETVPQLTSTVEELSPRLSFLQITGG; from the coding sequence CTGCCACGAATCGACGATTTCGGTACAGGCTATTCGACTCTCCTGCACTTGAAGAGGTTTCCGGCCAGCGAGTTCAAAATCGACCGCGGATTTGTTCGCGACCTGGCGAGAGGCACTGAAGATGTGGCAATTATTTCTGCCATCGTCGCGCTTGGCCGCTCGCTCAATCTCAATATTGTGGCAGAAGGAGTCGTGACTTCTGTGCAACAAGAGTTACGCACTCGTTTGGGCTGCACTTCTCTTCAAGGCTATCTACTCGGTCGGCCCGTCGGTCCAGACCTGATAACTGAAACTGTTCCTCAACTAACATCAACTGTTGAAGAATTGTCTCCTCGCTTGAGTTTTTTGCAGATAACTGGCGGTTGA
- a CDS encoding RidA family protein codes for MARQIIFTSKAAKPSPTYSQAVKAAGLVFVSGTAPIEPETGNINGTTIQEQTRQCLNNIAAILEAAGTSMEKIASATVILADEDDFAGMNEEWMRWFPTNPPARQGAKLPARIPGLKISIAVIAEA; via the coding sequence ATGGCGCGCCAAATCATCTTTACATCTAAGGCCGCAAAGCCGTCACCGACGTACAGCCAAGCGGTCAAGGCAGCAGGTCTCGTCTTCGTTTCTGGCACAGCGCCAATAGAGCCGGAGACGGGTAACATCAACGGAACTACTATTCAAGAGCAGACACGGCAATGTCTGAATAACATTGCCGCCATTCTAGAAGCGGCTGGAACATCAATGGAGAAGATCGCCAGTGCTACGGTCATTCTGGCGGACGAGGATGATTTTGCGGGGATGAACGAGGAGTGGATGCGATGGTTTCCCACGAATCCGCCGGCGCGTCAAGGTGCCAAACTTCCGGCGCGCATTCCGGGCCTCAAAATTTCAATCGCCGTCATCGCTGAGGCTTAA
- a CDS encoding MauE/DoxX family redox-associated membrane protein — protein MGALLLICRLFLALVFLIAGVAKFVSRQSTREMLEDFGLPDSLVPVSIILLPLSELCVAVALFITPSARSGGVAALTLLGAFCVGIGVNLHFGRRPSCQCFGQLGSSPVSRYTIFRNLLLMALAGVVLWRPSAYTALALPIQQAALLLAVFGICLGLFIVFLLFQLTAQNGRILLAFEELSSRQPGTALSGAATSRAINTGVGLPIGSRAPNFQLAELSGRLRTLADLLHGGSPLLLTFVDPGCGPCHALLPSLVRWQHEDPRLRFILISRGTAEENLEKVANARNIPVLLQVDREVQQVYEALGTPSMLHVAPDGSIGSGVAQGSEQIGALVSALRSMPSPGTASVALTPQRLTTQSSPTNSVPQPDSGRVRASNHIPASNRPKVILQPGVPLPGELALKLNEAGADLVSYRGKSLLLLFWSSACGFCQTMLPDLRQWEATRSPGDPELIVIESAAAPPSNGNELHFPSIYDASFELGRAFSIGGTPSAVLLSSDGTVAGEIAVGRSAIMNLVSRLQVAE, from the coding sequence ATGGGCGCCTTGCTCTTGATTTGCAGACTGTTTCTCGCTCTCGTCTTCCTGATTGCGGGAGTTGCAAAGTTTGTCAGCAGACAATCCACCCGGGAGATGCTCGAAGACTTCGGCTTGCCCGACTCTCTCGTCCCTGTGTCGATCATCCTGCTGCCTCTGTCCGAGTTGTGCGTCGCCGTCGCCCTGTTCATCACTCCTTCGGCACGGTCCGGGGGCGTGGCCGCTCTGACCCTTCTAGGCGCCTTCTGTGTCGGCATAGGGGTCAATCTCCATTTCGGCCGCCGTCCTAGTTGCCAGTGCTTTGGCCAGCTGGGCTCCTCTCCCGTCAGCCGCTACACTATCTTCCGAAACCTTCTGCTCATGGCGTTGGCCGGCGTCGTCCTGTGGCGGCCCTCCGCTTATACTGCGCTCGCCTTACCGATTCAGCAGGCCGCCCTGCTGCTCGCGGTTTTCGGAATCTGCCTCGGCCTTTTCATTGTCTTCCTTCTTTTCCAACTCACTGCGCAGAATGGCCGTATCTTGCTCGCGTTCGAAGAACTCTCCTCACGCCAGCCTGGCACCGCTCTCAGCGGCGCAGCAACTTCCCGAGCCATCAACACGGGAGTAGGCCTACCCATCGGGTCGCGCGCCCCGAACTTTCAGCTTGCTGAACTCTCCGGCCGCCTTCGGACGCTTGCCGATCTTCTTCACGGTGGTTCCCCACTGCTGCTTACTTTTGTCGATCCCGGCTGCGGGCCCTGCCATGCGCTGTTGCCCTCGCTCGTGCGATGGCAGCACGAAGATCCCCGGCTGAGGTTCATCCTCATCTCCAGAGGCACCGCAGAGGAGAACCTCGAGAAGGTAGCCAACGCCCGCAACATCCCCGTCCTTCTTCAGGTTGACCGCGAAGTTCAGCAGGTCTACGAGGCCCTTGGCACTCCGAGCATGCTCCACGTTGCACCCGACGGCTCCATTGGCAGCGGAGTCGCCCAAGGTAGCGAACAGATCGGCGCCCTCGTCTCAGCACTGCGTTCTATGCCAAGCCCTGGCACTGCATCCGTGGCGCTTACACCACAAAGACTCACCACTCAAAGTTCACCCACTAACAGCGTGCCGCAGCCGGATTCTGGCCGAGTCCGCGCCTCTAATCACATCCCCGCCTCCAACCGCCCAAAGGTGATCCTGCAGCCCGGCGTTCCGCTCCCAGGTGAGCTTGCGCTCAAGCTAAATGAAGCTGGGGCCGACCTCGTCTCCTACCGGGGCAAATCTCTCTTGCTGCTCTTCTGGAGTTCTGCCTGCGGCTTCTGCCAAACCATGCTCCCCGACTTGAGACAGTGGGAGGCGACCCGCTCCCCCGGCGATCCCGAGTTGATTGTCATAGAGAGCGCCGCAGCGCCGCCCAGCAATGGAAATGAGCTCCACTTTCCCAGCATCTACGATGCCTCCTTTGAGCTGGGGCGCGCCTTTTCCATCGGCGGGACCCCCTCCGCGGTGCTGCTCTCATCTGACGGTACCGTAGCTGGCGAAATCGCCGTCGGCAGGAGCGCCATAATGAACCTGGTTTCGCGGCTCCAAGTCGCTGAATAG
- a CDS encoding DNA-directed RNA polymerase subunit omega, whose translation MRSELIFRARETVDNKYKLCQTTSKATRRLHIAAKNTTDTINDVLARIAGGDEFSLPVNPILASS comes from the coding sequence GTGCGCTCAGAACTTATCTTTCGCGCCAGGGAAACAGTCGATAACAAGTACAAGCTATGCCAGACAACCTCAAAGGCAACTCGCCGCCTTCACATCGCCGCGAAAAACACCACAGACACCATCAACGATGTCCTTGCACGAATAGCTGGTGGCGATGAGTTTTCGCTACCTGTGAATCCCATTCTTGCGTCGTCGTAG
- a CDS encoding SDR family oxidoreductase, which yields MILVVGATGMVGIEICQRLSRRGEKVRALIRTTSSAEKVALLREWGTEVFVGDLKDPDSLAGACRGVNAVISTASSTLSRQAGDSIESVDDTGQLHLVEAAKSAGISRFIFVSFRPPAGISSPLADAKAHVEHAITDLNFTTIQASWFMEVWLSPALGFDYLNASARIYGPGTSPVSWVSLLDVAEMCVLALRHPAAERRTIEFGGPAALSPLDVVARFEEIGGKPFKLEHIPEEALRTQFEGATDSMQKSFAALMLAYSSGDAINMTSIQQEFGIKLTSIDQFARIVLRQTTTY from the coding sequence ATGATTCTCGTTGTTGGTGCCACCGGCATGGTGGGGATCGAGATTTGCCAAAGACTATCGAGACGAGGCGAAAAGGTTAGAGCGCTGATTCGCACGACAAGTTCGGCAGAAAAGGTGGCACTTCTCCGGGAATGGGGTACGGAAGTATTCGTGGGCGACCTCAAAGATCCCGACTCGCTAGCTGGCGCCTGTCGCGGTGTGAATGCTGTCATCTCGACTGCGTCCTCGACCCTCTCCCGGCAGGCAGGTGACTCGATTGAGTCGGTCGATGACACGGGACAACTGCACCTCGTGGAAGCGGCAAAATCAGCTGGTATCAGTCGGTTCATTTTTGTCTCTTTTCGGCCTCCGGCCGGTATCTCCTCCCCGCTGGCAGACGCAAAAGCGCACGTGGAGCATGCGATCACGGACCTGAACTTTACTACGATCCAGGCTAGTTGGTTCATGGAAGTATGGCTGAGCCCGGCGCTCGGATTCGATTACTTGAATGCTTCGGCTCGCATCTATGGACCCGGGACCAGCCCCGTGAGTTGGGTCTCGCTCCTGGACGTTGCCGAAATGTGCGTTCTTGCTCTGCGGCATCCGGCAGCAGAGCGCAGGACTATCGAATTTGGCGGGCCCGCAGCGCTGAGCCCACTCGATGTTGTTGCCCGTTTCGAAGAGATTGGTGGCAAGCCGTTCAAGCTCGAGCACATCCCGGAGGAGGCGCTACGCACACAGTTTGAGGGAGCAACGGATTCGATGCAGAAGAGCTTCGCCGCCCTGATGTTAGCCTACTCATCTGGTGACGCGATCAACATGACGTCGATCCAGCAAGAGTTTGGAATCAAGCTCACGAGCATTGACCAATTCGCCCGCATTGTTCTTAGACAGACAACGACCTATTGA
- a CDS encoding beta strand repeat-containing protein, translating into MSFHRSSYLKVVALWIAAIGLFFCEGSQPLFAGVPTTTTLGVTSGGNTVNTVSSGSLITLTATVLAGSAAVTTGQVNFCDASAPYCTDIHILGTAQLSTAGTATLNFVPGIGSHSYKSVFQGTSSDAASSSSVSSLTVTGSGSYPTITSIVETGIAGNYTLAATLSGNEGIVPTGTVSFLDTNNTNFVLATALLGTGQSVHALGFLNSSNPGTNPNPQSVAVADFNGDGKADLAISVYSIFSSRSVVSILLGNGDGTFTTAPAVPVTGMNAGSIVAGDFNGDGKPDFVITLPDNNALLVMLGNGDGTFTQGQKITDADIPFFVTTGDFNADGKADLAVANPSGRNVTVLLGNGDGTFTTVSTPALSGVPVSIAVGDFNGDGNADLAVADEESNTVTVLLGKGDGTFTETASSPATGSDPLSIVTGDFNGDGNADLAVANGDNDSVTILLGVGDGTFTPGAAMPATGSLPYSVAVGDFNGDGKADLATSNVGSNTATVFLGNGDGTFTMAASPPAGSDPLFAAVGDFNGDGFADLVAINNNTNSATVLLSQLTEMATATVSGVSPLGTGPHAVVASYPGDVNYSASVSGTTTLTAQTAMTTLSLTANPTNATYGGQVVLTAIVSPPLVQGLNATGTITFYSGSTSLGTATLSSGVATLNVTSLAVGADSITASYAGDTNFAGATSSSIRVTITAPLPASTTLSLSANPTNAAPGGQVILTATLSPSRVQGLSATGAVTFYNGSTSLGTATLSSGAATLNVTSLPVGADSITASYAGDANFASATSSSTNVTVIAPIAPIARDFSIAINPSALTVGQGSTGNVVLTIAPTGGFNQQVQFSCSGLPADSLCTFSPATVTPNGAAVVSTLTISTNVQTSSLAMPRNSWLSAVMFFVPGGFASALGCVGLRRRKLSRRRRIGINLFLVLSVLTMGIATGCGSSSKGNQKVGATTYSGTSTVSVAASTSAGSSHSTSLNLTITSTN; encoded by the coding sequence TTGTCTTTTCACCGATCTTCTTATCTGAAGGTTGTCGCCCTTTGGATTGCGGCGATCGGGCTTTTCTTCTGCGAAGGCTCGCAGCCGCTGTTCGCCGGCGTGCCGACGACAACCACACTGGGAGTGACATCAGGTGGAAACACGGTGAACACCGTATCTTCCGGAAGCCTGATAACGTTGACCGCGACGGTGCTGGCCGGGAGCGCAGCCGTCACTACCGGGCAAGTGAACTTCTGCGACGCGTCAGCGCCGTATTGCACGGACATTCACATCCTTGGAACGGCTCAGTTGTCCACCGCCGGAACAGCAACACTGAACTTCGTCCCCGGCATTGGCAGCCACAGCTATAAATCTGTCTTCCAGGGAACGAGCAGCGATGCGGCAAGCTCTTCGAGCGTGTCATCGCTGACGGTCACGGGATCAGGAAGCTATCCGACTATAACGTCGATCGTGGAGACGGGCATCGCGGGCAACTATACGCTGGCCGCGACATTGTCAGGCAACGAGGGCATCGTGCCGACCGGCACGGTATCTTTTCTCGACACGAATAACACGAACTTTGTGTTGGCGACAGCGTTGCTGGGCACAGGACAAAGTGTTCATGCGCTGGGATTTCTGAACTCCTCAAATCCCGGGACGAATCCCAATCCCCAATCCGTCGCAGTGGCGGACTTCAACGGTGATGGCAAAGCCGACCTGGCGATTTCGGTTTATAGCATCTTCAGTTCACGAAGTGTAGTGAGCATATTGCTGGGCAATGGCGATGGAACCTTCACAACTGCTCCGGCTGTACCGGTGACAGGCATGAATGCCGGTTCCATCGTGGCTGGGGATTTCAATGGAGACGGCAAACCAGACTTCGTCATAACGCTCCCCGACAACAATGCACTCTTGGTCATGCTTGGTAACGGAGATGGAACCTTCACTCAGGGGCAGAAGATAACAGACGCCGACATACCCTTTTTCGTTACGACTGGAGATTTTAACGCGGACGGTAAGGCCGATCTGGCCGTGGCAAACCCGAGTGGCCGCAATGTGACAGTACTTTTGGGAAACGGAGATGGTACGTTTACCACTGTGTCGACCCCGGCCTTGAGCGGCGTTCCTGTTTCCATCGCGGTGGGGGACTTCAACGGGGACGGCAACGCCGACTTGGCAGTGGCAGACGAGGAAAGCAACACGGTGACAGTCTTGCTTGGCAAAGGCGATGGAACCTTCACCGAGACAGCGTCATCGCCGGCAACAGGCAGCGACCCGCTATCTATCGTAACCGGGGATTTCAACGGGGACGGCAATGCCGACCTGGCGGTGGCAAACGGGGACAATGACTCGGTAACGATATTGCTTGGTGTTGGGGACGGCACATTTACACCGGGTGCTGCGATGCCAGCCACCGGCTCCCTACCTTATTCCGTTGCAGTGGGAGATTTCAACGGAGACGGCAAGGCAGATCTGGCGACCTCGAACGTCGGCAGCAACACGGCGACGGTATTCCTTGGAAACGGGGATGGTACATTTACGATGGCAGCGAGTCCACCTGCGGGCAGCGATCCATTGTTCGCTGCGGTGGGAGACTTTAATGGCGACGGCTTCGCAGATCTGGTGGCGATAAATAACAATACCAACTCGGCTACCGTGCTGCTGTCGCAGTTGACAGAGATGGCCACGGCGACAGTCAGTGGAGTCTCACCCCTGGGCACTGGACCCCATGCTGTGGTTGCAAGCTATCCGGGCGACGTCAACTACAGCGCCAGCGTATCTGGCACAACCACGCTAACCGCTCAGACGGCTATGACCACCCTGTCTCTCACTGCGAATCCAACCAACGCCACCTATGGGGGCCAGGTTGTTTTGACCGCGATCGTCAGCCCGCCGCTGGTGCAGGGTTTAAATGCAACTGGAACGATTACGTTTTATAGCGGCAGCACGAGTCTGGGAACTGCGACACTCTCGAGCGGAGTAGCTACCCTGAATGTGACCTCCTTGGCTGTAGGAGCCGACAGCATCACAGCTTCGTACGCCGGTGACACAAACTTCGCCGGTGCCACATCCTCCAGCATTCGTGTGACAATCACCGCGCCGCTGCCAGCTTCGACGACTTTGTCACTCAGCGCGAATCCAACCAACGCCGCACCTGGGGGGCAGGTTATTTTAACTGCAACCCTAAGCCCGTCCCGAGTACAGGGTCTCAGCGCAACTGGGGCGGTTACCTTTTACAACGGCAGCACGAGTCTAGGAACTGCGACTCTCTCGAGCGGAGCAGCCACCCTGAATGTGACCTCCCTGCCTGTAGGAGCCGACAGCATCACAGCTTCGTACGCCGGTGACGCAAACTTCGCCAGCGCCACATCCTCCAGTACGAACGTGACCGTCATTGCGCCCATTGCGCCCATTGCGCGGGACTTTTCGATCGCGATCAATCCATCTGCCCTTACCGTCGGACAAGGGAGCACAGGCAATGTCGTTCTTACCATTGCTCCAACTGGCGGGTTCAACCAACAGGTACAGTTCAGCTGCTCCGGACTCCCGGCTGACTCCTTATGCACCTTCAGCCCCGCTACCGTCACTCCAAACGGAGCCGCTGTCGTCTCAACTCTAACCATAAGCACCAATGTCCAGACATCGTCACTTGCTATGCCGCGCAACTCTTGGCTGTCCGCCGTCATGTTCTTTGTTCCGGGCGGATTCGCAAGTGCCTTGGGGTGTGTAGGTCTCCGCCGAAGAAAGCTAAGCCGACGCAGGCGGATTGGCATCAACTTATTTCTTGTCCTCAGCGTGCTCACGATGGGGATCGCCACGGGCTGCGGATCGAGCAGCAAGGGAAATCAAAAAGTCGGCGCTACAACCTATTCCGGAACCAGTACGGTAAGCGTGGCAGCTTCCACATCGGCGGGATCATCCCACAGCACGAGCTTAAATCTAACAATCACGAGTACGAATTAA
- a CDS encoding YybH family protein gives MDLAKHTIQAIERLHSAWIDLEVAGEAQGLLAYCAEGIELRPPDGPSVYGRDAVLAYLVEGNAQIHSIEISDRRLCGSSERVSLTANYRTTFSLAGDPAPRQAAGSHRWELRKQAGRWLVFLLSWSSSATTDQPERQTPSPRGPGSTE, from the coding sequence ATGGACCTTGCGAAACACACTATCCAAGCAATCGAGCGACTCCACTCAGCGTGGATCGACCTTGAAGTGGCTGGGGAAGCACAAGGCTTACTGGCTTACTGCGCTGAGGGTATTGAATTACGTCCTCCGGACGGCCCGTCGGTGTATGGCCGCGATGCGGTTCTCGCGTACTTAGTAGAGGGAAATGCTCAGATTCACTCGATCGAGATATCCGATCGCCGCCTTTGTGGATCAAGCGAGAGGGTGTCTCTCACGGCGAACTATAGAACTACGTTTTCCCTGGCGGGAGACCCCGCTCCCAGGCAGGCGGCGGGAAGCCACAGATGGGAATTGCGGAAGCAAGCTGGTCGATGGCTAGTCTTTCTCTTGAGCTGGTCATCATCGGCAACGACCGATCAACCTGAGCGCCAGACACCTTCTCCACGTGGTCCAGGCTCAACCGAGTGA
- a CDS encoding winged helix-turn-helix domain-containing protein, translating to MKYIYEFGDFRMDPAEQLLLRHGRPVVLTPKVFEALLILVQSDGRLIEKDSFIRQLWPEVFVEEVTLAQNISQLRKALGDGKNGTSIIQTVHKRGYRFTPAVRKIVCDTSRLSDIANEEQAGVVLAENQSAAADHPPAGLSHSQAALTARETPPIPQVLDIPESSRQRGFHILGTIVCVVIIVFVAGWILRARNHRSEHVSRTSARMQMVPILSLPGRVSDPALSPNAEEIAFTWDGENAVRGDVYVHLIGGEKPLRLTHTESGFTCCASWSPNGHQIAFGRCDDSGGAVFVVPALGGAERRVTSVACIYGNAGWPIWTADGKSLVIADHCAPEGAIGIVLFSLATGEKQCLSHPETGDRGDRSPVLSPDGNTIAFIRMHSRTVNEICTIPLKGGTTRVVTPDGGSFWALMWSSDGKRIIFRSPRQGINRIWKVSLDGGPVTAEHVYPEVGSQSHDGRRLAYIQSPGTWPTEAVRVTLSRTGERVLGVQALFASGSTSSALQPSPDDRELVFESDLAQDAGWTMEIWKSRSDGSDPLQLTNFHGHAGTPRWSPDGKSIAFDYRPGLRSHIYVMDSMGRNPHMVSSDRFEQQAPSWSRDGKSIYFTANNTGDWQVWRQDLASGEETQITHQGGYSAFESNDGKKLYYSRLEGGGIWTVPVNGGAEEQITDALHHGYWGHFSVVDSGIYFLDADAEPGPTIMFYDFHKRRTTPVLTLKENPLPWTASLAASRNGLTLYFVQYKLTSSIALAENFQ from the coding sequence GTGAAGTACATCTATGAATTCGGCGACTTCCGCATGGATCCTGCTGAGCAGCTTCTGCTACGGCATGGGCGGCCGGTAGTCTTGACTCCGAAGGTCTTTGAGGCGCTGCTGATCCTGGTTCAGAGCGACGGCCGGCTGATTGAAAAAGATAGCTTCATCAGGCAACTCTGGCCTGAAGTCTTTGTTGAGGAAGTCACCCTTGCGCAGAATATTTCTCAATTAAGGAAGGCCCTTGGGGACGGGAAAAACGGAACTTCGATCATCCAGACAGTGCACAAACGCGGGTATCGATTTACGCCTGCGGTAAGAAAAATTGTCTGCGATACTTCAAGGCTGTCGGATATCGCAAATGAAGAACAAGCCGGCGTCGTTCTCGCCGAGAATCAATCGGCAGCTGCAGACCACCCTCCCGCGGGTCTGAGCCATTCCCAGGCCGCACTGACGGCAAGGGAAACACCTCCCATTCCTCAGGTGCTCGATATACCGGAAAGTTCCAGGCAACGCGGCTTCCACATCCTGGGTACTATCGTGTGCGTTGTAATCATAGTTTTTGTCGCAGGGTGGATTTTGCGCGCCAGAAATCATCGCAGCGAACATGTCTCTAGAACATCGGCCCGAATGCAGATGGTTCCGATCCTCAGTCTTCCGGGGAGAGTCAGTGATCCGGCCCTTTCTCCGAACGCGGAAGAGATTGCGTTCACGTGGGATGGGGAGAACGCAGTGCGCGGGGATGTGTATGTCCACTTGATCGGGGGCGAAAAACCACTGCGTTTGACTCACACTGAGAGCGGCTTCACATGCTGTGCAAGCTGGTCGCCAAACGGACATCAGATAGCGTTTGGCCGTTGCGATGACAGTGGAGGAGCGGTCTTTGTTGTTCCGGCGTTGGGCGGTGCGGAGCGCAGAGTTACTAGCGTGGCTTGCATCTACGGGAATGCCGGTTGGCCCATTTGGACCGCAGACGGCAAGTCGCTGGTAATCGCTGACCACTGTGCGCCGGAGGGTGCGATCGGCATCGTTCTCTTCTCACTGGCAACCGGCGAGAAACAGTGCCTGTCTCATCCGGAGACGGGGGACCGTGGCGACCGGAGTCCGGTATTGTCTCCTGACGGAAACACGATTGCGTTTATCCGTATGCACTCCAGGACTGTGAATGAAATCTGTACCATCCCTTTGAAGGGAGGCACCACTCGTGTCGTCACGCCGGATGGAGGAAGTTTCTGGGCGCTGATGTGGTCTTCCGACGGAAAGCGCATTATCTTCCGGTCACCGAGGCAGGGTATCAATCGAATCTGGAAAGTGTCCCTCGACGGCGGCCCCGTGACAGCCGAGCACGTCTACCCGGAAGTTGGCTCGCAATCCCACGATGGCAGGCGACTCGCATATATTCAAAGTCCGGGAACCTGGCCGACAGAAGCTGTGCGCGTTACGCTATCTCGGACTGGTGAACGAGTTCTCGGAGTGCAAGCACTTTTCGCTTCGGGGAGCACCAGTTCGGCTCTTCAACCCTCACCCGACGATCGAGAGCTGGTATTCGAGTCGGACTTGGCGCAGGACGCAGGCTGGACGATGGAAATCTGGAAAAGCAGATCGGACGGAAGCGATCCGCTGCAGCTAACTAACTTTCATGGTCATGCCGGAACTCCACGCTGGTCGCCGGATGGTAAGTCGATAGCGTTCGACTATCGGCCGGGATTGAGAAGCCATATCTATGTGATGGATTCGATGGGCCGCAATCCGCACATGGTAAGCTCTGATCGATTTGAGCAGCAGGCTCCAAGCTGGTCGCGTGACGGCAAGTCGATCTACTTTACGGCTAACAATACGGGAGACTGGCAGGTCTGGCGACAGGACCTCGCGTCGGGAGAAGAAACGCAAATCACTCATCAAGGGGGCTATTCGGCGTTCGAGTCCAATGACGGCAAGAAGCTCTATTATTCAAGACTCGAAGGCGGAGGCATCTGGACTGTGCCGGTGAATGGAGGCGCAGAGGAACAGATCACGGATGCTCTGCATCATGGCTACTGGGGCCACTTTTCGGTGGTCGATTCCGGAATTTACTTTCTGGACGCAGATGCAGAGCCGGGTCCAACGATAATGTTCTATGACTTCCACAAACGTCGCACTACACCCGTGCTCACGCTTAAGGAAAATCCCCTTCCGTGGACGGCAAGTCTGGCGGCGTCACGCAATGGGCTTACACTCTACTTTGTGCAGTACAAGCTGACTAGCTCCATCGCCCTGGCCGAAAACTTTCAGTGA